In a genomic window of Verrucomicrobiota bacterium:
- a CDS encoding tRNA (cytidine(34)-2'-O)-methyltransferase: MNVVLLEPEIPPNTGNVARLCAATRSCLHLVEPFGFKLEDRNLKRAGMDYWQHVTWHRWKNWSAFHAALPAQARLWFIESGGPHHYAEVQYAPDDFLVFGRETAGLPKSILETNRDNWLRIPMFNPEARSLNLSNCVALVLFEALRQHSFQREV; this comes from the coding sequence ATGAATGTCGTGCTGCTTGAACCAGAAATCCCGCCGAACACCGGCAACGTGGCGCGGCTCTGCGCCGCCACCCGTTCCTGCCTGCACTTGGTGGAACCGTTCGGATTTAAATTGGAGGATCGCAATCTTAAGCGCGCCGGCATGGACTATTGGCAGCACGTGACCTGGCATCGCTGGAAAAACTGGTCGGCGTTTCACGCCGCGCTCCCCGCTCAGGCCCGACTCTGGTTCATTGAGTCCGGGGGGCCGCACCACTACGCGGAAGTGCAGTATGCGCCTGACGATTTTCTGGTGTTCGGGCGGGAAACCGCTGGTTTGCCCAAATCCATTCTGGAAACGAATCGCGATAATTGGCTGCGGATTCCCATGTTCAATCCAGAAGCCCGGTCGTTGAACCTTTCCAATTGCGTGGCCTTGGTCTTGTTTGAGGCGCTTCGGCAGCACAGTTTCCAACGTGAGGTGTAA
- a CDS encoding Wadjet anti-phage system protein JetA family protein produces MALVTQDGGQGRTASLAAELFREVRPDFFRVLSGANAGVYLDILNALETEASCCNEGMAREEALAMVMRVLANHPDFQIEATAELPPEATVSLPVREKARYVLDHLIRAGWLEMETAADWRRTVYFDPHGATLLAGIRKIAYPDAAVFTDKLVGVCAALANQAELVKQPWEHIQASRDSAQQGLAELRAMRKSVERFIRRQLEAQTLGDNLNIVFDQYAEQFGHTCYAELVRSQLHNRLSDARDRLEALLEDADLLHKMQAEVMRRNPSLDASAAMARVRNQLDDLERALDSVAPMADRIDARTAEFTRRSLARFRYLQEVVGERRGQIKELFEKLNQAFAGHRYNELEDSPALPQLLLPEARLLAGRDSLYEPPRRRTLEENAPVEGDVDESLRERTRRQMENALRDSLNVARANHFVSRLPGGKGARIASLDFPMGNEDDLADVIALLLHAESAEARYRVEVPRVVNDAEQAEHDRHAACAIERFFVIKK; encoded by the coding sequence ATGGCACTCGTTACCCAGGATGGTGGGCAGGGCCGGACAGCATCGCTTGCCGCAGAACTGTTCCGCGAGGTGCGCCCGGATTTCTTCCGGGTGCTGAGCGGGGCGAATGCGGGAGTGTATCTGGATATTCTGAATGCGTTGGAGACGGAGGCGTCGTGCTGCAATGAGGGCATGGCCCGGGAAGAAGCCTTGGCGATGGTCATGCGCGTGCTGGCGAATCACCCGGATTTCCAAATTGAAGCCACCGCCGAATTGCCACCGGAGGCGACGGTTTCGCTACCGGTCCGGGAAAAGGCTCGCTACGTTTTGGACCATCTGATCCGCGCTGGCTGGTTGGAGATGGAAACCGCCGCTGACTGGCGGCGCACGGTGTATTTCGATCCCCATGGCGCTACCTTATTGGCGGGCATTCGCAAGATCGCGTATCCGGACGCGGCCGTGTTCACGGATAAATTGGTTGGCGTGTGTGCGGCGTTAGCGAACCAGGCTGAACTGGTCAAACAACCGTGGGAACATATTCAGGCCTCGCGCGACAGCGCCCAGCAAGGCCTCGCGGAACTGCGAGCCATGCGCAAGAGCGTCGAGCGGTTCATCCGTCGGCAACTCGAGGCGCAAACGCTTGGCGACAACCTGAATATTGTCTTTGATCAATACGCCGAACAATTCGGGCATACCTGTTACGCGGAATTGGTGCGCTCACAATTGCACAATCGGTTGAGTGATGCGCGGGATCGCCTGGAGGCGCTGTTGGAAGACGCTGATCTGCTGCACAAAATGCAGGCCGAAGTGATGCGCCGCAATCCCAGTCTGGATGCCAGCGCCGCCATGGCACGGGTGCGCAATCAGTTGGACGATTTGGAGCGCGCCTTGGATAGCGTTGCGCCGATGGCGGATCGCATTGACGCGCGCACCGCGGAATTTACGCGGCGGTCGCTCGCCCGGTTCCGGTATTTACAGGAGGTTGTGGGCGAACGGCGCGGCCAGATCAAGGAATTGTTCGAGAAACTCAATCAGGCCTTTGCCGGTCATCGCTACAACGAACTGGAGGACTCGCCCGCGTTGCCACAATTGCTGCTGCCCGAGGCGCGGCTGCTCGCTGGTCGCGACTCCCTGTATGAACCGCCCCGCCGTCGTACTCTGGAAGAAAACGCGCCGGTGGAGGGAGACGTGGATGAATCGCTGCGCGAGCGCACCCGCCGCCAGATGGAGAATGCGTTGCGTGATTCCCTGAATGTGGCGCGGGCAAATCATTTCGTTTCCCGTTTGCCAGGTGGCAAGGGGGCGCGCATCGCCAGCTTGGATTTCCCGATGGGCAATGAGGACGACCTGGCGGACGTCATCGCGCTGTTGTTGCACGCGGAATCCGCCGAGGCGCGCTATCGGGTGGAAGTGCCGCGCGTTGTGAATGACGCTGAGCAGGCGGAACACGACCGCCATGCCGCGTGCGCGATTGAACGATTTTTTGTCATTAAGAAATGA
- a CDS encoding Rieske 2Fe-2S domain-containing protein, which translates to MTSMDNNSESSGPIQAGGLTPQLRDAKPAMSRRKFVVVTSGCLFCGTGGASRAFAGIGKPVDVGLLKEYAKDGISEKFVDRNFFVIRYQGRLFATIATCPHKGNFLVRDSRNANRIVCTGHDAVFTPGGVPTGGPVKRGLPRFAIALNDQGHVLVNPNQEFPQNEWNDKRSYLAVQ; encoded by the coding sequence ATGACCAGTATGGATAACAACTCTGAAAGTTCTGGCCCCATTCAAGCCGGGGGGCTGACACCGCAGCTACGCGATGCCAAACCGGCGATGAGTCGGCGGAAGTTTGTGGTCGTCACTTCCGGTTGTCTGTTTTGTGGCACCGGCGGCGCTTCCCGCGCCTTTGCCGGCATTGGCAAGCCGGTAGATGTCGGACTTCTCAAAGAGTACGCCAAGGATGGTATTTCGGAGAAGTTTGTGGATCGCAACTTTTTTGTCATCCGGTATCAAGGACGTCTCTTTGCCACGATTGCCACCTGTCCCCACAAGGGCAACTTTCTCGTGCGCGATTCGCGCAATGCCAACCGGATTGTATGCACTGGTCACGATGCGGTGTTCACGCCTGGTGGCGTGCCGACGGGCGGCCCGGTAAAGCGCGGCTTGCCGCGTTTCGCCATCGCGCTGAACGATCAGGGGCATGTGTTGGTGAATCCCAACCAGGAATTTCCGCAGAACGAGTGGAACGACAAACGCAGTTATCTCGCGGTTCAGTAA
- a CDS encoding DUF4194 domain-containing protein, translating to MSADLNQPAPTPLLARLNEPDRVRMGEALQALLARGSILGLEPGQSELYNWCRQNLEWLRELAALSGLQVVNEHENRLIQAVPQKPALTLRLRQDATIVLLALWYECDTQIREQGATEVFLTVEQLNQLLQEKLLPDLKEPPSRGRLVEILRQAQRFNLIRFEVAAPFEQSRIEVLPTLKRIIPFQNFADWTRTADLHKRPNAEAEEVSNEPAAPELGGQTV from the coding sequence ATGAGTGCTGATTTGAATCAACCCGCCCCGACGCCACTGCTGGCCCGTCTCAATGAACCGGATCGCGTGCGCATGGGCGAGGCGTTGCAGGCCTTGCTGGCCCGTGGCTCCATTCTCGGGCTGGAACCGGGCCAATCCGAACTTTACAACTGGTGCCGGCAAAACCTCGAATGGCTGCGTGAACTGGCCGCGCTCTCCGGTTTGCAGGTGGTGAATGAACACGAAAATCGGTTGATTCAGGCGGTGCCGCAAAAGCCGGCGTTGACCCTGCGGCTGCGCCAGGATGCCACCATCGTTTTGCTGGCGCTGTGGTATGAGTGTGACACGCAGATCCGCGAGCAGGGCGCCACCGAAGTTTTTTTGACCGTCGAGCAATTGAACCAGTTGTTGCAGGAAAAATTGTTGCCTGACCTCAAGGAGCCGCCCAGCCGTGGCCGGTTGGTGGAGATTTTGCGGCAGGCGCAACGCTTCAACCTCATTCGTTTTGAAGTCGCCGCTCCGTTTGAGCAATCGCGCATTGAAGTGTTGCCCACCCTCAAGCGGATTATTCCCTTCCAGAATTTTGCGGATTGGACTCGTACGGCAGATTTGCACAAACGCCCAAATGCCGAGGCCGAGGAGGTCTCCAATGAGCCGGCAGCCCCTGAGCTGGGAGGTCAAACCGTATGA
- a CDS encoding SbcC/MukB-like Walker B domain-containing protein: MSRAIKLTHIHAINWYGYNDSLAVDGHLLLAGVTGSGKSVLMDLIQLVLVGSDRALFNRSATGAPGSRTLKSYALCDTKREENGQPQYVRERGAITYVALEFTWPDGNRVETWGLRLEFRNAAENQGRIAPFFCDSALERKDFLDAERRPLEMSAFRHLIEKQHDGHVFETQEQYLRDMSNPAHLNFNRGVLSVLLPSAMSFNNLKSFDEFCRRFILPGDKLNVSDVIASYRNFQAYERDLRELRDQLDRLTAIGNHFLKHQAAVRDRAVCRWLSGEVSQTHSANLVREGEKQLAELKDAFAKDEARIGELDDFIGKRKEQLTQLQAMISQTSEGQLYLYLKSKNPGLVSKIDQLRGVGNRLDEALRQRVRNARAWLEEVEGAPLPEALDITAFETAIKNLESCESSRSEIALADLAVEVERLKIALSSGIRPLRGRLEEVRAEAGALRDEVAALQLGHLPYPAKLLSALNEALPPEGRAPAAQPLCKLCEITDEKWRPAIEVVFTRKFAVVVSEGNFERALKLYQELRADSPQESLINSRKAKARTIQPGSLAEKIKTEHPVARAIISQLFGEVICVERPEDMAKHDKAILPDGFMSVGSFVERRRHYDNLPFIGRTGLQKQLEVKRMLLAPLEAEERQLRPRVEETERISRRAAELIPEHNSLTRDLIEAQQLPKLEAELKGNLEQLNRINRASFEERERDLSRKEEESRQWEQERRILLQSQKKGKIEDGEQSLAELRADLEFSIRAFDRIKADSGDISIYASRIHELRQQVLTEIPALDAAAKRLVTMENDARVTIAEEWQKVVATRHELAHAYRKYEELVPENPVNQPWEKLREQIAAANIPDYQAKSEAARIQWENLFRTQVLSKLDRALRDVRDHIRLLNSHLKSPIGNDRYEIDSQPNPDFKMYRDLISLNATCREDDLFYASVNGELRAALDHFLSVLVEHPDSEEAARLLDYRHYLDYDLLVWDARDPQARAVSVDRQSGKFSGGENQSPYFVAILASYLRAYHRHETRWHDPALAVVPIDEAFSKLSPERIEDCVRALKQLDLQGVLSMSAGNIPFAFSQCDQLIIVSKHEERIGAKTRIRNVPVSILRSTPEGREWMEKHG; encoded by the coding sequence ATGAGTCGCGCCATTAAATTGACCCATATTCACGCCATCAACTGGTATGGATACAATGACTCGCTCGCCGTGGATGGCCATCTCCTGCTGGCTGGCGTCACCGGTTCGGGCAAGAGCGTCTTGATGGACCTGATCCAGCTCGTGCTGGTTGGGAGTGATCGCGCTTTATTTAACCGTTCTGCCACTGGAGCCCCCGGAAGCCGCACGCTGAAAAGCTATGCGCTCTGCGATACCAAGCGCGAGGAGAACGGGCAGCCGCAATACGTCCGTGAACGGGGTGCCATCACCTATGTGGCGCTTGAATTCACCTGGCCGGATGGCAACCGCGTCGAAACCTGGGGACTGCGCCTGGAGTTTCGTAACGCCGCTGAAAATCAGGGACGCATCGCCCCGTTCTTTTGTGATAGCGCGCTGGAGCGCAAGGACTTTCTGGATGCGGAGCGGCGGCCGCTGGAAATGTCGGCCTTCCGGCATTTGATCGAGAAGCAGCATGACGGCCACGTCTTTGAAACGCAGGAGCAGTACCTGCGCGACATGTCCAATCCGGCGCATTTGAATTTTAATCGCGGCGTGCTTTCTGTTCTACTGCCGTCGGCAATGTCCTTCAACAACCTCAAGAGTTTCGATGAATTCTGCCGCCGCTTCATCCTGCCGGGGGATAAGCTGAATGTTTCCGACGTCATTGCCAGTTATAGGAACTTCCAGGCCTACGAGCGGGATCTACGGGAGTTGCGTGATCAGTTGGATCGGCTCACCGCGATCGGTAATCATTTTTTGAAACACCAGGCAGCAGTACGCGATCGGGCGGTATGCCGCTGGCTTTCTGGAGAAGTATCGCAGACCCATTCTGCTAATCTGGTGAGGGAGGGTGAAAAGCAACTCGCCGAACTCAAAGATGCGTTTGCCAAAGACGAGGCACGCATAGGCGAGTTGGATGATTTTATTGGGAAACGTAAAGAGCAATTGACACAGCTCCAGGCTATGATTTCCCAGACTAGCGAAGGCCAACTCTATCTTTACTTGAAGTCAAAGAATCCGGGTTTAGTCAGTAAGATCGATCAGTTGCGTGGCGTGGGGAATCGCCTGGATGAAGCCTTGCGCCAGCGGGTGCGGAATGCCCGGGCGTGGCTGGAAGAAGTTGAAGGCGCTCCGCTGCCGGAGGCGTTGGACATCACCGCCTTTGAGACTGCCATCAAGAATCTGGAAAGCTGTGAGTCCAGCCGCAGTGAAATCGCACTCGCGGACTTGGCGGTGGAAGTGGAACGGTTAAAAATTGCGCTCAGTAGCGGCATCCGCCCCTTGCGCGGACGGCTGGAGGAAGTGCGCGCGGAAGCGGGCGCTTTGCGGGATGAGGTCGCCGCCTTGCAGCTTGGGCATTTGCCGTATCCCGCCAAATTGTTATCCGCGTTGAACGAAGCGTTGCCCCCGGAGGGGCGCGCGCCCGCCGCGCAGCCGCTGTGCAAATTGTGCGAGATCACGGATGAGAAATGGCGGCCCGCCATCGAAGTGGTCTTCACGCGCAAATTTGCGGTGGTGGTGAGCGAGGGGAATTTCGAGCGGGCGCTGAAGCTGTATCAGGAATTGCGGGCCGATTCACCGCAGGAATCCCTCATTAATTCGCGCAAGGCCAAAGCGCGGACCATCCAGCCGGGTTCTCTGGCGGAGAAAATCAAGACGGAACACCCGGTGGCACGGGCGATTATCAGCCAGCTTTTTGGCGAGGTGATCTGTGTGGAGCGTCCCGAGGATATGGCTAAGCACGACAAGGCCATCCTGCCGGATGGTTTTATGTCCGTGGGTTCGTTTGTCGAGCGCCGCCGCCATTACGATAATCTTCCGTTCATTGGCCGCACGGGGCTGCAAAAGCAGCTTGAGGTTAAACGCATGCTGCTAGCACCACTGGAGGCCGAGGAGCGCCAGTTGCGCCCGCGGGTGGAGGAAACAGAGCGCATCAGTCGGCGCGCTGCTGAGTTGATTCCCGAGCACAACTCGCTTACCCGCGATCTCATCGAAGCACAGCAGTTGCCCAAGCTGGAAGCGGAACTCAAGGGGAACCTGGAGCAGTTAAACCGCATCAACCGCGCCAGCTTTGAGGAGCGGGAGCGGGACCTCTCCCGCAAGGAAGAAGAATCGCGCCAATGGGAGCAGGAACGGCGCATACTGTTGCAGAGTCAGAAGAAGGGCAAAATCGAAGATGGCGAACAGTCGCTGGCAGAGCTACGCGCGGACCTGGAATTCTCCATCCGCGCGTTCGACCGCATTAAGGCGGACTCGGGGGATATTTCCATCTACGCCTCCCGCATCCATGAGCTGCGGCAGCAGGTGCTGACGGAGATACCGGCGCTGGATGCCGCAGCAAAGCGTTTGGTCACTATGGAGAACGACGCGCGCGTTACCATTGCCGAGGAATGGCAAAAAGTAGTGGCCACCCGCCATGAACTAGCTCACGCCTATCGCAAATACGAGGAACTGGTGCCGGAGAATCCAGTCAACCAACCCTGGGAGAAGTTAAGGGAACAAATTGCCGCCGCCAATATCCCGGATTATCAGGCTAAATCCGAGGCAGCACGCATACAGTGGGAGAATCTTTTCCGCACGCAGGTGTTATCCAAGTTGGATCGCGCCTTGCGGGATGTGCGCGATCATATTCGGCTACTCAATAGTCACCTGAAATCTCCAATTGGTAATGATCGTTATGAAATTGATTCTCAGCCCAATCCGGATTTCAAGATGTATCGTGACTTGATCAGCTTGAACGCCACCTGCCGCGAGGATGATCTGTTTTATGCATCGGTGAACGGGGAGCTTCGGGCGGCGCTGGACCATTTCCTCTCCGTGCTGGTTGAGCATCCGGATAGCGAGGAGGCGGCGAGGCTGCTTGATTATCGGCATTACTTGGATTACGACCTACTGGTCTGGGATGCGCGCGACCCACAAGCACGCGCGGTCAGCGTGGACCGGCAGAGCGGCAAGTTCAGCGGTGGCGAGAATCAATCGCCGTACTTCGTCGCCATTCTAGCCAGCTACCTGCGCGCGTACCACCGGCATGAGACGCGTTGGCATGATCCGGCGCTGGCGGTGGTGCCCATTGACGAAGCCTTCTCCAAACTCTCCCCGGAGCGGATCGAGGATTGCGTGCGTGCCCTCAAACAGTTGGACCTGCAAGGCGTGTTATCCATGTCGGCGGGCAACATTCCGTTTGCGTTCAGTCAGTGCGACCAATTGATCATCGTCTCCAAACATGAGGAGCGGATCGGCGCAAAGACGCGCATTCGCAATGTGCCGGTCAGCATCCTGCGAAGCACGCCCGAGGGCCGCGAATGGATGGAGAAACACGGATAA
- a CDS encoding sugar phosphate isomerase/epimerase — MMTIGFHTDAFNSAYWSFEKCLQWAQRNGVHQIECGLIDGVSWIHGLGYQPHVALYEDPALLRQKMETFGVRFSQVDAAYPLSNEDGPLRGVPYVMKSIAWAAQIGCPCVDTTDGLHKPDGISEVDAMAQMKKSYQLILRVAEAHNIIVNIEPHGYFTTKPERMAEMLAFVDSSLLRLNMDTGNTFIAGQDPVAFLKRFITKVSHVHVKDVSESLARAVRGGQTGIAVSQCPLGGGVNADNIRECLKLLRDHKFNGNLSIECEGMGGPMIEDSLAWLRLTLADLDIRYDGLHAA; from the coding sequence ATGATGACGATTGGTTTCCATACAGATGCGTTTAACTCCGCATACTGGTCGTTTGAGAAATGCCTGCAATGGGCGCAACGCAACGGGGTGCATCAGATCGAATGTGGTTTGATTGACGGGGTGAGCTGGATTCACGGGCTGGGGTACCAACCGCACGTCGCCCTGTATGAGGATCCAGCTTTGCTCCGGCAAAAAATGGAGACGTTTGGGGTGCGGTTCTCCCAGGTGGATGCCGCCTATCCGCTTTCCAACGAGGACGGTCCGTTGCGCGGCGTGCCGTACGTGATGAAATCCATCGCTTGGGCGGCGCAGATTGGGTGCCCCTGCGTGGACACCACGGATGGGTTGCACAAACCGGATGGCATCAGCGAAGTGGACGCCATGGCCCAGATGAAGAAAAGCTATCAGTTGATTCTGCGGGTGGCGGAGGCGCATAATATCATTGTCAACATCGAGCCGCACGGCTATTTCACCACCAAACCCGAGCGCATGGCGGAGATGCTGGCGTTTGTGGATAGTTCGCTGCTGCGCCTGAATATGGATACCGGCAACACGTTTATCGCCGGACAGGATCCGGTGGCGTTCTTGAAGCGGTTCATCACCAAGGTGAGCCACGTGCATGTCAAAGATGTCTCAGAGTCTTTGGCGCGTGCCGTGCGGGGTGGGCAAACGGGCATCGCGGTCAGCCAATGTCCGTTGGGCGGTGGGGTCAATGCGGATAACATCCGGGAATGCCTCAAATTGCTGCGCGACCATAAGTTTAATGGTAATCTGAGCATCGAGTGCGAAGGCATGGGTGGCCCTATGATTGAGGATTCACTGGCTTGGTTGCGTTTGACGCTGGCGGATTTGGATATCCGGTACGATGGTCTGCATGCCGCTTGA